Part of the Oreochromis aureus strain Israel breed Guangdong linkage group 20, ZZ_aureus, whole genome shotgun sequence genome, GTTATTGAGAGTTAGAAGTGGGGAATCAATTCCTTAAATGATTTAGTTTTAGTAGTGTTATCTCTTTCTgtagaaaaaatataaatacattcagtagttatacatacatataaataaaatatttaatatatataagTCAGAGACTGAAATTATGCCAGCATTATACACAGTTCAGACTTCATGAAATCTACTGGAATTTATaacaatttattcatttttttccatgGACAAACCAACCTTATCGCCTCtgtgcagcatataatgtgacCTCAGGTTATTCTGACAATTGGCATACGCCATGCCGAGCCCTGCTCCCGAGCCAAGTGAAATTGGCCATGTGTGCCCTATAATTGAGAAAGATGCTTTAGATTCTTCTCAAGCACTTCACAGCATGATTAAAAACAGATCAGAGATGGTGTGCTACAGCCTTTCACCCCGTAGCCTTTCTTTTCCCTCGTAATTACCTCAATTTTTAACATGCttctttaaaagctttttgGGCCTTTTGTTGTCTTCGTAACAAAGGCACATCATTTTCCTACATCTAAAATCTGAAATGACTATTGTCTgtggacaaaaaaaatacatctcaTCTGTTCGCAGTAAAAGACAGCCATATGtatgtaaatggcctgtatttatatagcactttactagtccctaaggaccccaaagcgctttacatatccagtcattcacccattcacacactggtgatggcaagctacgttgtagccacagccaccctggggcgcactgacagaggcgaggctgccggacactggtgccaccgggccctctgaccaccaccagtaggcaacgggtgaagtgtcttgcccaaggacacaacgaccgagactgtccgagctggggctcgaaccggcaaccttccgattacaaggcgaactcccaactcttgagccacgatcgcccctatGTGTTACTGTAGCGGGAGCAGAACATTACTGCAgccctgcttttcttttctataAGGACTTCTGAGCAAAAGGAGCTGATTGAGATTCAGTAAAGCAATTAAACTACTTACGtttgaagaacagaacagaaaacacaatGCCTAACCCCAGACCGGTgcctgagagagacagacaaaaaaacaaaacagctgttaAAGTAGACCTGTAACTGTATAATTTATACAGCTACTTTCTAATGCTTATTTGGTGAATATGGTGTCTTCTGCTGCCT contains:
- the micos10 gene encoding MICOS complex subunit MIC10; its protein translation is MFSMSEKELGKKWDRCLADGAIKLGTGLGLGIVFSVLFFKRHTWPISLGSGAGLGMAYANCQNNLRSHYMLHRGDKEQ